A region of Pseudorca crassidens isolate mPseCra1 chromosome 8, mPseCra1.hap1, whole genome shotgun sequence DNA encodes the following proteins:
- the GNG11 gene encoding guanine nucleotide-binding protein G(I)/G(S)/G(O) subunit gamma-11, which yields MPALHIEDLPEKEKLKMEVEQLRKEVKLQRQQVSKCSEEIKNYIEERSGEDPLVKGIPEDKNPFKEKGSCIIS from the exons ATGCCGGCCCTTCACATCGAAGATTTgccagaaaaggaaaagctgaaGATGGAAGTTGAGCAACTTCGCAAAGAAGTCAAGTTGCAGAGACAACAG gTGTCTAAATGttctgaagaaataaagaactatATTGAAGAACGTTCTGGAGAAGATCCTCTGGTGAAAGGAATTCCAGAAGACAAGAATCCCTTTAAAGAAAAAGGCAGCTGCATTATTTCATAA